Proteins co-encoded in one Tiliqua scincoides isolate rTilSci1 chromosome 12, rTilSci1.hap2, whole genome shotgun sequence genomic window:
- the BRS3 gene encoding bombesin receptor subtype-3, with protein MMTSFDKMSRAPWLATNAMSVNATESLAPVIDNDTIEERWSNDASLGLGILCTIYVTYAVIISVGLLGNMILVKVFFKIKSMQTVPNIFITSLAFGDLLLLLTCVPVDAACYIVDTWLFGRMGCKLLSFIQRTSVGVSVFTLTVLSADRYRAIVKPLELQRADAVLKTCCKAAGVWIISMLLAVPEAVSSDLYTFHIPEKNGSFETCAPYPVSERVLQEAHSLVCFLMFYVLPLSIISVYYFLIAKALYISTFNMPAEEHGHARKQIESRKRVAKTVLVLVGLFAFCWLPNHILYLYRSFTYHASIDTSVFHLVATIFSRALAFSNSCVNPFALYWLSKSFRQHFKKEVLCCKKKIPARRSSITQNYTPTRAMSVTGSEISVTLLTDYSITKEEESV; from the exons TTGATAAAATGTCTCGGGCACCATGGTTGGCAACAAATGCTATGTCTGTAAATGCTACGGAGTCCTTGGCACCTGTAATCGACAATGATACCATAGAGGAAAGATGGTCCAACGACGCTTCGCTTGGGTTGGGGATACTCTGCACAATTTACGTTACGTACGCCGTGATAATTTCCGTTGGTCTTCTTGGGAACATGATCCTCGTTAAAGTCTTTTTCAAGATCAAATCCATGCAGACTGTCCCAAACATCTTCATCACTAGCCTGGCATTTGGTGATTTGCTTCTTCTGCTAACCTGCGTGCCGGTGGATGCTGCTTGCTACATTGTGGACACCTGGCTGTTTGGAAGAATGGGCTGCAAGCTGCTGTCCTTTATCCAGCGAACATCTGTAGGAGTTTCCGTGTTCACTCTAACTGTGCTCAGCGCTGACAG GTACAGGGCCATTGTTAAGCCCTTGGAACTCCAGAGGGCCGATGCAGTCCTGAAGACCTGCTGTAAAGCTGCCGGCGTTTGGATCATTTCCATGTTGTTAGCTGTCCCAGAGGCTGTGTCCTCAGATTTGTACACTTTCCACATTCCTGAGAAAAATGGCTCCTTTGAAACCTGTGCACCTTACCCAGTGTCTGAACGAGTCCTGCAGGAAGCTCATTCTCTGGTTTGCTTCTTGATGTTCTATGTCTTACCACTATCCATTATTTCAGTCTACTATTTTCTCATTGCCAAAGCACTGTACATAAGTACGTTCAACATGCCAGCAGAAGAACATGGCCATGCACGTAAGCAG ATTGAATCCCGCAAGAGAGTTGCCAAAACTGTGCTGGTCTTAGTTGGCTTGTTTGCTTTCTGCTGGCTCCCTAACCACATCCTTTACCTGTATCGCTCATTCACCTATCATGCTTCAATAGATACGTCTGTCTTCCACCTGGTGGCCACTATCTTCTCCAGAGCTTTGGCCTTTAGCAATTCCTGTGTCAACCCTTTTGCTCTCTACTGGCTGAGTAAAAGCTTCCGTCAACATTTTAAGAAGGAAGTCCTGTGTTGCAAAAAGAAGATCCCTGCACGGCGTTCCAGCATCACCCAGAATTACACCCCAACCAGGGCTATGTCGGTCACAGGATCAGAGATCAGTGTTACTTTGCTTACAGATTACAGCATCACAAAAGAAGAGGAGAGTGTTTAA